One stretch of Cohnella algarum DNA includes these proteins:
- a CDS encoding DeoR/GlpR family DNA-binding transcription regulator → MPNSRQEQLIRCLGEKSPLSVEELSVLLSVSEATVRRDLVELEDKGLIVRQRGGASLPGLGVEPLFNQRQKLNRDWKRKIAQHAAEQIAEGEVIALDVGTTTAELAKELLKKANLTIFTYSLQVASILSRSRHKVYIVGGHFRMSEMSMVGSIALSTIKQFNFDRFYLGLAGLSKFQGPTDFSLEEVEIKRALIERSKQVIALADPSKFGVSSLVKVCEFDEIDEIVTEESGRKAAEELEFAGKITIV, encoded by the coding sequence ATGCCAAATTCCAGACAGGAACAATTGATTCGCTGTCTCGGCGAGAAATCGCCGCTGTCGGTGGAGGAGCTGTCCGTCCTGCTTTCGGTTTCGGAAGCGACGGTCCGGCGGGATCTCGTCGAGCTTGAAGACAAAGGCCTGATCGTCCGCCAGCGCGGCGGCGCTTCCTTGCCCGGATTGGGCGTCGAGCCGCTGTTCAACCAACGTCAAAAGCTCAATCGGGATTGGAAGAGGAAGATCGCCCAGCACGCCGCCGAGCAAATAGCGGAAGGCGAAGTCATCGCGCTTGATGTCGGAACGACGACGGCCGAGCTTGCCAAGGAACTGCTCAAAAAGGCCAACCTCACCATTTTCACGTACTCGCTGCAGGTGGCGAGTATTTTGTCCCGAAGCCGCCATAAGGTGTATATCGTCGGCGGGCATTTTCGCATGTCGGAAATGTCGATGGTCGGCTCCATCGCGCTGAGCACGATCAAGCAATTCAACTTCGACCGGTTTTACCTCGGGCTTGCGGGCTTGTCCAAATTCCAGGGCCCGACCGATTTCAGCCTCGAGGAAGTAGAAATCAAACGCGCCCTTATCGAACGTTCCAAGCAGGTGATCGCGCTGGCGGATCCTTCGAAATTCGGCGTTTCCTCCTTGGTCAAGGTATGCGAATTCGATGAAATCGACGAGATCGTGACGGAGGAGAGCGGGCGCAAGGCGGCGGAAGAGCTGGAATTCGCGGGCAAAATAACGATCGTATAG
- a CDS encoding amidohydrolase family protein, protein MAVTSTEGVPEQKRSKPMPFPVIDTDVHERFASVEELLPYMKEPFLSYMKHWTGWGELKYTHPIGGSRLDSLLPNGNVPGSDYDVLREQLLDEYDIQYAILTGLFYPATMEAQFELAGALAAAYNEWVVDNWLGKDDRFLGSIHVAPQIPELAVREIEKWGDHPKMVQVLLPIGNVALGDPYYHAIYEAAQRKNLVIGMHQGNSVTSCFGQPRYYVEWHTLLSQAFMATAVNLILNGVFDKYPGTRVAMIEGGFSWVPSLMWRMDHNYKSLRVEVPWVKRLPSEYIKDHFRFATQPIEDPNPQFMLRMVEMMESDELLMFSTDYPHWDFDSPLRSLPTTFSNELKRKIFYDNAKNFYKLPDRPNAAR, encoded by the coding sequence ATGGCCGTCACATCGACCGAAGGAGTGCCGGAACAAAAGCGAAGCAAGCCGATGCCGTTCCCCGTGATCGACACGGACGTGCACGAGCGTTTCGCTTCCGTCGAGGAATTGCTTCCTTATATGAAGGAGCCGTTCTTAAGCTACATGAAGCATTGGACCGGATGGGGAGAACTCAAATATACGCATCCGATCGGCGGCTCCAGGCTGGATTCGCTGCTGCCCAACGGCAACGTGCCGGGTTCCGACTACGATGTGCTCCGGGAGCAGCTGTTGGACGAGTACGACATTCAGTACGCGATCTTGACCGGGCTGTTTTATCCGGCGACGATGGAGGCCCAATTCGAGCTGGCCGGGGCGCTAGCCGCCGCCTATAACGAATGGGTGGTCGACAACTGGCTGGGCAAGGACGACCGGTTTCTCGGATCGATTCACGTCGCGCCGCAAATTCCGGAGCTCGCGGTCCGGGAAATCGAAAAATGGGGCGATCATCCGAAAATGGTGCAGGTGCTGCTGCCGATCGGCAACGTCGCGCTCGGGGATCCCTACTATCACGCGATCTATGAAGCCGCCCAGCGGAAAAACCTCGTCATCGGCATGCACCAGGGCAACTCGGTCACTTCCTGCTTCGGACAGCCCCGCTACTATGTCGAATGGCATACGCTTCTTTCCCAGGCGTTCATGGCCACCGCGGTCAACCTCATCCTGAACGGCGTGTTCGACAAGTACCCCGGAACGCGCGTCGCCATGATCGAAGGCGGATTTTCCTGGGTGCCGTCGCTCATGTGGCGCATGGACCACAATTACAAATCGCTCCGCGTCGAAGTGCCGTGGGTCAAACGGCTGCCGAGCGAATATATCAAGGATCACTTCCGCTTCGCCACCCAGCCGATCGAGGATCCGAACCCGCAGTTCATGCTGCGGATGGTCGAAATGATGGAGAGCGACGAGCTGCTCATGTTCTCCACCGACTACCCCCACTGGGACTTCGATTCGCCGCTGCGCAGTCTTCCGACGACTTTTTCCAACGAACTGAAACGCAAAATCTTTTACGACAACGCCAAAAATTTCTACAAGCTGCCGGACAGGCCGAACGCTGCGAGGTGA
- a CDS encoding Rieske (2Fe-2S) protein, which produces MRQVVCKADEMACGEKRAVQIGTRSLVLVRTNDGDYCALLNACPHQGARLSDGDLTGTTLPSSVGEYVFGRESEVLRCPWHRWEFDVKSGNTLFPDRRACVKRYEVTIEEGDVVIHY; this is translated from the coding sequence ATGAGACAAGTGGTTTGCAAGGCCGACGAAATGGCTTGCGGCGAAAAACGGGCCGTCCAGATCGGCACGCGCTCGCTCGTGCTCGTCCGGACGAACGACGGGGACTATTGCGCGCTGCTCAACGCCTGCCCTCATCAGGGGGCGAGGCTGTCGGATGGCGACCTGACCGGAACGACGCTGCCTTCCTCCGTCGGGGAGTACGTGTTCGGCCGGGAAAGCGAAGTGCTGCGGTGTCCCTGGCACCGCTGGGAATTCGACGTCAAAAGCGGCAACACGCTGTTTCCGGACAGGCGGGCTTGCGTTAAGCGGTACGAGGTGACGATCGAAGAAGGAGACGTCGTCATTCATTACTAA
- a CDS encoding ABC transporter ATP-binding protein, with translation MAAEQLGKVARSEAWALEFKDVGKTYQRHTGEKVAVVRDVNLKLEKGGFLCLLGPSGCGKTTLLNLVAGFEGATAGEILVNGKAVKGPGPERGVVFQNDLALFPWLTVEENIAYGLKIKGVPKRERREQALAWMKQVGLEQHGKKYPSELSGGMKQRVQIARVLANDPDILLMDEPFAALDAQTRTHLQLELSSICRRSGKTVLFITHDIQEALLLADRIVVMARAPQENIKADFKVDLPYPRERMNEQFADLYNRLLDEIDNPFKAQTAPQLAIAGKTSGEKD, from the coding sequence ATGGCTGCGGAACAACTCGGGAAGGTGGCCCGGTCCGAAGCGTGGGCGCTCGAATTCAAGGACGTGGGCAAAACGTATCAACGTCACACCGGCGAAAAGGTTGCGGTCGTGCGCGACGTCAACCTGAAGCTCGAGAAAGGGGGCTTCCTCTGCTTGCTCGGCCCGAGCGGCTGCGGCAAAACGACGCTGCTGAATCTCGTCGCCGGCTTCGAGGGAGCGACCGCGGGGGAAATTCTCGTGAACGGCAAAGCCGTCAAAGGGCCCGGGCCGGAGCGGGGCGTCGTGTTCCAGAACGATCTGGCGCTGTTTCCGTGGCTGACGGTCGAAGAGAATATCGCCTACGGCCTGAAAATCAAAGGCGTGCCGAAACGGGAACGCCGGGAGCAGGCGCTCGCGTGGATGAAGCAGGTCGGGCTCGAGCAACACGGGAAAAAGTATCCGAGCGAGCTTTCCGGCGGGATGAAGCAGCGGGTGCAGATCGCGCGGGTGCTCGCGAACGATCCGGACATTTTGCTGATGGATGAGCCCTTTGCCGCGCTCGACGCGCAGACGCGCACGCACCTGCAGCTGGAGCTGTCCTCGATTTGCCGGCGGTCCGGCAAGACGGTCCTGTTCATCACCCACGACATTCAGGAGGCGCTGCTGCTGGCGGACCGGATCGTCGTCATGGCGCGGGCGCCGCAGGAGAACATCAAGGCGGACTTCAAGGTCGATTTGCCTTACCCAAGGGAGCGGATGAACGAGCAGTTCGCGGATTTGTACAACCGGCTGCTCGACGAGATCGACAATCCGTTCAAGGCGCAGACGGCCCCGCAGCTTGCGATAGCGGGAAAAACGTCCGGCGAAAAGGACTGA
- a CDS encoding ABC transporter permease translates to MNVRALWRNKSWTAGLIGCLIFALLWQIAAMASGPDFLPAPARVIGTFIEMLGTREFLLTVLASYERVFAGWAIGGLLGVVLGILMGRYKPLSQFFYSPIQFFRVIPSVALVPILVIWLGIGEAIKIIIIAYGVLLVVAVSISDAVHRVSASRLRAAQSMGAGPLRLFWGVLIPSVMPEILKGVRGALAFAFMSIVGIEMLAAQNGIGQLIWNARVLHETETALSGILALGLMGITADFAVRTVFRLTARRFMLRG, encoded by the coding sequence ATGAACGTTCGAGCGTTATGGCGCAACAAAAGTTGGACGGCGGGCCTGATCGGCTGCCTGATCTTCGCCCTGCTGTGGCAAATCGCGGCGATGGCGTCGGGACCGGATTTTTTGCCCGCTCCCGCCCGGGTGATCGGCACGTTTATCGAAATGCTGGGCACGAGGGAGTTTCTCCTTACCGTTCTCGCGAGCTACGAGCGGGTTTTCGCCGGCTGGGCGATCGGCGGCTTGCTCGGCGTCGTTCTCGGCATCCTGATGGGCCGCTACAAGCCGCTTAGTCAATTTTTTTACTCGCCGATTCAGTTTTTCCGGGTCATTCCGTCGGTCGCGCTCGTTCCGATTCTTGTCATCTGGCTCGGCATCGGCGAAGCGATCAAAATCATCATCATCGCCTACGGCGTGCTGTTGGTCGTGGCCGTCAGCATTTCGGACGCGGTGCACCGGGTGTCCGCCTCGCGCCTTAGGGCGGCGCAGTCGATGGGAGCGGGTCCGCTCAGGCTGTTCTGGGGCGTGCTCATCCCGTCCGTCATGCCGGAAATTTTGAAGGGGGTGCGGGGCGCGCTGGCCTTCGCCTTCATGAGCATCGTCGGCATCGAGATGCTCGCGGCGCAAAACGGGATCGGCCAGCTCATCTGGAACGCGCGGGTGCTGCACGAGACGGAAACCGCCCTGTCGGGCATTCTGGCCCTCGGATTAATGGGGATAACGGCCGATTTTGCCGTTCGAACGGTGTTCCGGTTAACGGCTCGCCGGTTCATGCTGCGGGGGTGA
- a CDS encoding ABC transporter permease, translated as MIRSQKTYMKWILGLLPFALALAIWYALSASGAVLELFLPSPAQTWDTFVALLRDGTLIESVGVSLRRLVVGWLIGVLAATLVGWALGMFDWARRAVQPLLFPLRFIEPVAWLSMVILWFGTGETSKILLLAYSSFFGSFLYILTTVSNIDETKLRASRSLGANRRQLFTSVIVPSTIPGILSGARVGMGYSFLTIVTAEMVNSTSGVGYIIAYGSVYMQADRIFVGTIVVGLMGIAVDWLFHRTTRRFGRKYFLDHI; from the coding sequence ATGATCCGATCACAGAAGACGTATATGAAATGGATTCTCGGCCTATTGCCGTTCGCGCTCGCGCTTGCCATCTGGTATGCCCTGTCGGCGTCGGGGGCGGTGCTGGAGCTGTTCCTGCCAAGCCCGGCCCAAACCTGGGACACCTTCGTCGCCCTGCTTCGCGACGGAACGCTGATCGAAAGCGTCGGCGTGAGCCTGCGAAGGCTCGTCGTCGGCTGGCTGATCGGCGTGCTTGCCGCCACGCTGGTCGGGTGGGCGCTCGGCATGTTCGATTGGGCGCGCCGCGCGGTACAGCCGCTGCTTTTTCCGCTTCGTTTTATCGAACCGGTCGCCTGGCTGAGCATGGTCATTCTCTGGTTCGGCACCGGCGAAACCTCCAAAATCCTGCTGCTCGCCTATTCTTCCTTTTTCGGTTCTTTTCTGTATATATTAACCACCGTTTCCAATATTGATGAAACCAAACTGCGAGCATCGCGCTCCCTCGGAGCCAACCGCCGGCAGCTGTTTACGAGCGTCATCGTGCCGTCCACCATACCCGGCATTCTGTCCGGAGCCCGGGTCGGCATGGGTTACAGCTTCCTGACGATCGTTACGGCCGAGATGGTCAATTCCACGTCCGGAGTCGGGTACATCATCGCCTACGGCAGCGTCTACATGCAGGCGGACCGGATTTTCGTCGGAACGATTGTGGTCGGGCTGATGGGCATCGCCGTCGATTGGCTGTTCCACCGCACGACGCGCAGGTTTGGCCGAAAGTATTTTCTGGACCACATTTAA